A single window of Pseudophryne corroboree isolate aPseCor3 chromosome 5, aPseCor3.hap2, whole genome shotgun sequence DNA harbors:
- the HTR5A gene encoding 5-hydroxytryptamine receptor 5A, whose product MLPQMRMEWNITVIANGSSGSDNLNKYRISIFSVLILTLLAMLVIATFLWNVLVLVTILRVRTFHRVPHNLVASMAISDVMVAALVMPLSLVHELNDRRWRLGRVLCHIWISFDVLCCTASIWNVTAIALDRYWSITRHLEYTLKTRKRISNIMILLTWMLSAVISLSPLFGWGETYSEVDEECKVSQEPSYTIFSTFGAFYLPLCVVLFVYWKIYKAAKFRIGSKKTNTITPMPEVIEVKEASNQPQMVFTVRHATVTFQTDGDTWREQKEKRAALMVGILIGVFVLCWIPFFITELINPLCSCDIPPIWKSIFLWLGYSNSFFNPLIYTAFNKNYNNAFRNLFSRQR is encoded by the exons ATGCTACCACAAATGAGGATGGAATGGAACATCACAGTGATTGCTAACGGGAGCTCAGGGTCCGATAACTTGAACAAGTATCGCATTTCAATCTTTAGCGTCCTCATATTAACTTTACTGGCTATGCTGGTTATTGCCACTTTCCTGTGGAATGTATTAGTGCTAGTTACCATCCTGAGAGTAAGAACTTTCCATCGAGTTCCTCATAATTTGGTGGCCTCTATGGCGATTTCAGATGTGATGGTAGCTGCTTTAGTGATGCCCTTAAGCTTGGTTCATGAGCTGAATGACCGGAGATGGAGGCTTGGCAGGGTACTGTGTCATATTTGGATTTCCTTTGATGTTCTCTGCTGTACAGCCAGCATCTGGAATGTGACAGCCATAGCTTTGGACAGGTACTGGTCTATCACTAGACACCTGGAATACACCCTAAAGACTAGAAAGAGGATTTCTAACATCATGATATTGCTGACTTGGATGCTGTCTGCAGttatctctctgtctcctctctttGGATGGGGTGAAACATATTCAGAGGTAGATGAAGAGTGTAAGGTTAGTCAGGAACCCTCTTACACAATCTTCTCCACCTTTGGAGCTTTTTACCTTCCACTTTGTGTGGTTCTCTTTGTATACTGGAAAATCTACAAAGCTGCCAAATTCAGAATTGGGTCAAAGAAGACAAACACAATCACCCCAATGCCAGAAGTGATTGAG GTTAAAGAAGCATCTAATCAGCCTCAAATGGTCTTCACAGTCCGCCATGCCACAGTCACTTTCCAAACAGATGGCGACACATGGAGGGAGCAGAAGGAAAAAAGAGCTGCTCTCATGGTGGGCATCCTCATTGGGGTCTTTGTTCTTTGCTGGATCCCCTTCTTTATAACTGAGCTGATTAACCCTCTGTGTTCCTGTGACATTCCTCCTATCTGGAAGAGTATATTCTTATGGTTGGGCTACTCAAATTCTTTCTTCAATCCCTTGATCTATACTGCCTTTAACAAAAATTATAACAATGCATTCCGAAACCTTTTTTCTAGACAGCGGTAA